The following are encoded in a window of Methylocystis rosea genomic DNA:
- a CDS encoding mannose-1-phosphate guanylyltransferase/mannose-6-phosphate isomerase: MKKILPVIMCGGSGTRVWPESRETFPKQFIPLVGERSTFQTTIAMLADPAFERPIVVSNLEYRFLVADQLREIGAEADVVLEPSRRDSGPAVAVAAGLAARRAPDTIVVVLAADHVVRDTQGLVDLCKRASAAAAEGYIVTLGVKPDGPATGYGYLRPGAPLETCCEVYKLDAFVEKPDRATAQDYVEAGYLWNSGNFIFRADVMQSEIAQFEPGIFAAAEAAIEAARQDLGFLILNAEAFAHAPKKSIDYAVMEKTDKAALIPADIGWSDVGTWRAVWELSERDENGNSVRGHGVVMDARNVHVRSEDTLTTVVGVDDIIVVTTQDAVLVLSHEHGDQVKQLVEQLRSENRREAGEHKRIFRPWGYYQGIDEGQRYQVKRIVVKPGQRLSLQKHFHRAEHWIVVRGTAEVGRDEEIHLVHENESIYLPIGSKHRLTNPGKIDLELIEVQTGSYLGEDDIVRFEDAYNRG; encoded by the coding sequence ATGAAGAAGATTCTGCCCGTTATTATGTGCGGCGGATCGGGGACGCGGGTGTGGCCCGAGTCGCGCGAGACGTTTCCCAAGCAGTTCATTCCGCTCGTGGGCGAGCGCTCCACCTTCCAGACGACGATCGCGATGCTGGCCGACCCGGCGTTCGAACGGCCAATCGTCGTCTCCAATTTGGAATACCGCTTCCTCGTCGCCGACCAGCTGCGCGAGATCGGCGCGGAGGCCGATGTCGTGCTGGAGCCGTCGCGCCGCGACTCGGGTCCGGCCGTCGCCGTCGCGGCGGGCCTCGCCGCGCGCCGCGCGCCCGACACCATTGTCGTCGTGCTTGCCGCAGACCATGTCGTGCGCGACACGCAGGGCCTCGTGGATCTGTGCAAGCGCGCGAGCGCCGCTGCCGCCGAAGGCTATATCGTCACGCTTGGCGTCAAGCCCGACGGCCCCGCGACCGGATACGGCTATCTACGCCCCGGCGCGCCGCTCGAGACCTGTTGCGAGGTCTACAAACTCGACGCTTTTGTCGAAAAGCCGGACCGCGCGACGGCGCAGGACTATGTCGAGGCCGGCTATCTCTGGAACAGCGGCAACTTCATTTTTCGCGCCGACGTCATGCAATCGGAGATCGCGCAGTTCGAGCCCGGCATATTCGCCGCCGCCGAGGCCGCGATCGAAGCGGCCCGGCAGGACCTCGGCTTCCTGATTTTGAACGCCGAGGCCTTCGCGCATGCGCCGAAGAAATCGATCGACTACGCGGTGATGGAGAAGACCGACAAGGCGGCGTTGATTCCGGCCGACATCGGCTGGTCCGACGTCGGCACTTGGCGCGCCGTGTGGGAATTGTCGGAGCGCGACGAAAACGGCAATTCGGTGCGCGGCCATGGCGTCGTCATGGATGCGCGCAACGTCCATGTGCGCTCGGAGGACACGCTGACGACGGTGGTCGGCGTCGACGACATCATCGTCGTGACGACGCAAGACGCCGTGCTGGTGCTCAGCCATGAGCATGGCGATCAGGTCAAACAGCTCGTTGAGCAGCTGCGCAGCGAAAACCGCCGCGAAGCGGGCGAGCACAAACGCATTTTTCGGCCGTGGGGGTACTATCAAGGGATCGACGAAGGCCAGCGCTATCAAGTGAAGCGCATCGTGGTGAAGCCCGGCCAGCGCCTGTCGCTGCAGAAGCATTTCCACCGCGCCGAACATTGGATCGTCGTGCGCGGCACGGCGGAGGTCGGCCGTGACGAGGAAATCCATCTCGTCCATGAGAACGAGTCGATCTATCTGCCGATCGGCAGCAAGCACCGCCTGACCAATCCCGGAAAGATCGATCTGGAGCTGATCGAAGTGCAGACGGGCTCCTATCTTGGCGAAGACGATATCGTCCGCTTCGAGGACGCCTATAATCGGGGGTAG
- a CDS encoding phosphoribosylanthranilate isomerase has protein sequence MTQSAIVKICGLSSPETLLAAIESGADMAGFVFFEKSPRHIDLETARTLGLLAQDRTSKVALTVDADEAALQDIIEALAPDYLQLHGSETPARVAEVKARFGLPVIKAAGVATAADVEAARAYEGVADVILFDAKPAPNAAVPGGAGVAFDWSLLRGVAAKRWMLSGGLTPANVAEAMRLTGARAVDVSSGVERERGVKDAAKIAAFLAAARLS, from the coding sequence ATGACGCAATCAGCCATCGTTAAAATCTGCGGTCTGTCCTCGCCCGAGACGCTTCTCGCGGCGATCGAATCCGGCGCGGACATGGCGGGCTTTGTCTTTTTTGAGAAAAGCCCGCGCCATATCGATCTTGAGACCGCCCGCACGCTCGGCCTTCTCGCGCAGGATCGCACCAGCAAAGTCGCGCTCACAGTCGACGCTGACGAGGCCGCGCTTCAAGACATCATCGAGGCGCTAGCGCCCGACTATCTCCAGCTTCACGGAAGTGAGACGCCGGCGCGGGTCGCCGAGGTGAAGGCGCGCTTCGGCCTGCCGGTCATCAAGGCGGCGGGCGTCGCGACCGCCGCCGATGTCGAGGCGGCGCGGGCCTATGAAGGCGTCGCTGACGTCATTCTATTCGACGCCAAGCCCGCGCCGAACGCGGCGGTTCCCGGCGGCGCCGGCGTCGCTTTCGACTGGTCTCTGCTGCGCGGCGTCGCTGCGAAACGCTGGATGCTTTCGGGAGGGCTGACGCCCGCGAATGTGGCGGAAGCGATGCGCCTCACCGGCGCCCGCGCGGTGGACGTGTCTTCCGGCGTCGAGCGCGAACGCGGCGTCAAGGACGCGGCGAAGATTGCAGCCTTCCTGGCCGCCGCTCGGCTTTCATAG
- the trpB gene encoding tryptophan synthase subunit beta, with product MNKPLPNSFRAGPDENGRFGIFGGRFVAETLMPLVLDLEAAYEKAKIDPAFHEELTSLHKHYVGRPSPLYFAERITDYVRERAGEGNGAKVYFKRDELNHTGAHKINNVLGQILLARRMGKKRIIAETGAGQHGVATATACARFGLDCVVYMGAVDVERQKPNVFRMKMLGAEVIPVQSGARTLKDAMNEALRDWVTNVADTFYCIGTAAGPHPYPAMVRDFQSIIGNETRVQMQEMEGRLPDSLVACIGGGSNAIGLFHPFLDDASVEIYGVEAAGHGVHVPNGHAASLTGGRPGVLHGNRTYLLMDDDGQILEGHSISAGLDYPGIGPEHSWLHEIGRVKYLNATDQEALSAFQLCSKLEGIIPALEPSHALAKVFELAAEKPRDHLMVMNMCGRGDKDIFTVAEHLGGM from the coding sequence GTGAACAAGCCGCTTCCCAATTCCTTCCGCGCCGGCCCGGATGAAAACGGCCGCTTCGGCATTTTCGGCGGGCGTTTCGTCGCCGAAACGCTCATGCCGCTCGTGCTCGACCTCGAAGCGGCGTACGAGAAGGCGAAGATCGATCCGGCTTTTCACGAGGAGCTCACGAGCCTCCACAAGCACTATGTCGGGCGCCCCTCGCCGCTCTATTTCGCCGAGCGCATCACCGACTATGTGCGGGAGCGCGCGGGCGAGGGCAACGGCGCCAAGGTCTATTTCAAGCGCGACGAGCTCAACCACACCGGCGCGCATAAGATCAATAATGTGCTGGGGCAGATCCTGCTCGCGCGGCGCATGGGCAAGAAGCGCATCATCGCCGAGACCGGCGCCGGCCAGCATGGCGTCGCGACCGCCACCGCCTGCGCGCGCTTTGGCCTCGACTGCGTCGTCTATATGGGCGCGGTCGACGTCGAGCGGCAGAAGCCGAACGTCTTCCGGATGAAGATGCTCGGCGCCGAAGTCATTCCCGTGCAGTCGGGCGCGCGGACCTTGAAGGACGCGATGAATGAGGCGTTGCGCGACTGGGTGACGAATGTCGCCGACACTTTCTATTGCATCGGCACGGCGGCGGGACCGCATCCCTATCCGGCGATGGTGCGCGATTTTCAGTCGATCATCGGCAATGAGACGCGCGTTCAGATGCAGGAGATGGAGGGGCGGCTTCCCGATTCACTCGTCGCCTGCATCGGCGGCGGCTCCAACGCCATCGGCCTGTTCCATCCGTTTCTCGACGACGCGAGTGTCGAGATCTACGGCGTCGAGGCGGCGGGCCATGGCGTCCATGTGCCGAACGGCCATGCGGCCTCGCTCACCGGCGGGCGTCCGGGCGTGCTGCACGGCAACCGCACCTATCTTCTGATGGACGACGACGGCCAGATTCTCGAAGGCCATTCGATTTCGGCGGGATTGGATTACCCCGGCATCGGCCCCGAACATTCCTGGCTGCATGAGATCGGCCGGGTGAAATATCTGAACGCCACCGATCAGGAGGCGCTGAGCGCCTTTCAGCTGTGCTCGAAACTCGAGGGCATCATCCCCGCGCTCGAGCCCTCGCACGCGCTGGCGAAAGTGTTCGAACTCGCGGCGGAAAAGCCGCGCGATCATCTGATGGTGATGAATATGTGCGGCCGCGGCGACAAGGATATTTTCACGGTCGCGGAGCATCTCGGCGGGATGTGA